The Candidatus Paceibacterota bacterium genome segment GAATCTCCGCTTCCAGGCAACCACCGCCCAGCGTGCCCTTGATCCGCCCGTCACCGTAGAACAGCGCTTTGGCGCCGACCTTCTGCGGGCTGGACCCCTTCACGCCAGTGATGATGCCCAGCGCAACCGGTTCTCCGCTGCGCGCGGCCTCCGCCAAGGCCTGGAAGACGATGTTTCGCATGAACCACAGCACGATAGCGCCCCCACGCCCGGGAGTCGAGAACCGGGCCCGGTAAGATCGCCAAGGCAGACCCACGCGCTGAACCGCCGCAGACCAGACTCGTATGGTGGGCAAGGCGACCTTCCCAAGCCAGTGCTACTACTCTTCCACTACCCACACCGCCTGGATGCCTGAGTCACAGGGATTACGAGGCTAAAACTGCCACCAGCCAAATCCGGGTAGGCCATCCCTATCCCCAACCCGCACACTGTCCATATTTTGGACAGTAATGCTGGCAGCTAGCCCTCTCCAGTCCCCGCTGAACCCGGAACCTTTGGCTTGGAGTTACGGTGACGGCACGGTGGTGCCCCGGTGTGTATCCCATGGGGAGCGCTCCCCATGGGATACACACCGTGGCCAGACCGCACTAACAAGCCATAGACCAGCCAAACGCGAGGCAACGACGGCGTAGGACCACCGTCACGTCGTCGTCGCCTGTGCGGCGGGGGTGCAGGAGGCTAAGAGGGGAGTGCGAGACGACGAATCGCTATCGGGATTCCCCGGAAATCCGCAAGAACCCAGATTAACGGTTCCAGCGTGGCCTCCATTCGCGGGCCAGCTCAAGCGTAAGAATCTCCTCGAAACGGCCAGATTCCAGTCCTAACGTCTGTCCCGTCATTAGGATGCCGACGACTATGCTTGAGAGATTCTTTCGCCTTTCGGAGAACCAGACCAGCACTCGCGTCGAATTACTGGCTGGATTGACGACGTTTCTGACGATGGCCTACATCATATTCGTTCAGCCGTCCGTCCTGTCCGGAGCGATGTTCGGCAAACCCACCGGCATGGACTTCGGGGCAGTGACTGCGGCGACTTGTGTGTCCGCGGCGCTCGCCACGGTCCTCATGGCACTCTACGCGCGCTATCCCATCGGCCAGGCACCGGGCATGGGGGAGAATTTCTTCTTCGTCTTCTCAGCCGTACCAGCGGCCGCAGCTGCTGGCTTTGACAATGCGTGGCAGGTGGCCTTGGGCGTGGTGTTCATCTCCGGCGTGCTGTTCCTGATTCTGTCGCTGGCAGGATTGCGGGAACTTGTATTCAACGCCGTCAGCCCCAGCCTCAAGAACGGGATTGCGGCGGGCATCGGGCTCTTCATCGCCTTCATTGGGCTGCAAAATGCGGGGTTGATTCTCAAGGATCCCGGCACAGCGGTGAAGATGAACGCGCACTTCGCCTCGCCCGATCTGATCGTCTTCTTCGCTGGCCTGCTGCTGACGGCTGTGCTGCATGTCCGCAGGGTGCCGGGCTCAATCCTGTGGGGCATCGTCGGAGCAACGGCGCTGGCAGCTGTGTTCAAATTGGGCTTGCCTCACCTGCCCCGCTCGATTGCGACCGCCCCGGATGTGACCGGGTCGGTGTTGATGCAGCGCTTTGAATTCGCGAAGGGCATCGTGGCTGCGCCTCCCTCGCTGGCGCCGACGTTTCTCAAGATGGACCTAGCGGGTGCGCTCACGCCGAAGATGCTGCCGTTCATCTTTGTGTTTCTATTCATGCTGGTTTTTGACGCCATCGGCACGCTGATCGGCGTGTGCGAGCAGGCTGGCTTCATTAAGGACAACAAACTGCCGCGCGCCAAGCAGGCGATGCTCTCCGACGCCGTCGGCACAGTGGCCGGGGCGGCGCTGGGCACAAGCACCGTAACGAGTTTCATTGAGAGCGCGGCGGGCGTTGAGCAGGGCGGGCGGACAGGATTGACCGGACTGGTGGTCGGCGCACTGTTCCTGCTATCGCTGTTCTTCAGCCCGGTAATTGCGATGGTGGGCAGCTACCCGCCCATAACCGCGCCGGCGCTGGTGATTGTCGGCGCCATGATGATTCAGAACGTGGCAAAGGTGGACTGGAAGGATTACAGCGAGTCTGTGCCCGCCTTCCTGACGATGATCGGCATTCCTCTGTCCTACTCGATTGCGGATGGCCTGGCGCTGGGCTTCATCAGCTACCCGATTATCAAGTTGTTCAGTGGCAAGGGCCGCGAAATCGGCTGGCTAACGTACGCGCTGGCGGCCGCCCTCGTGGCCTATTTCCTATTCGTCCGTAGCCGGATTTAGCAGCTCACGTGAGATTAGTCATATCGTGAGCGGCAAGGAAATTCGGCGTCTCTTGGGGTCGGCTGACCCTCTTTTTCTCTCGCGAGGCTGGGAAACTCGGTCCATTCTCGGCTATGCGCGAACTCCAGCGAAAGCTCTGCATCGCCCGCGGGGAGCGACCCGCCGAGCGGCTCTTCAAGAACGCCAGCCTCATCAACGTCCTCAGCGGCGAAATCTACCGCGCCAATGTGGCGGTGGACGACGGCCGCGTTGTCGGCGTGGGCGACTACAAAGCCCGGCACGTTACTGACCTCAAGGGCGCCTACCTGGCCCCAAGCCTCATCGACGGCCACTTCCACGTCGAGAGCTCCATGCTGACCACGCGGGAGTTTGCCCGCGCCGTCGTTCCCCATGGCACCGGCGCGGTGGTCATTGACCCCCACGAATACGCCAACGTGCTCGGCCTGGACGGCATCCGCTACGTTCTGGAATCCAGCCGCAACCTGCCGCTGGACTTTTTCATCATGCTGCCTTCGTGTGTGCCGGCCACGCACCTGGAGACCGCCGGCGCGCGGCTCACCGCCGGGGACCTCGCCCTGATGATCGGCGACGACCGCATTGCCGGCGTCGCCGAGCTGATGAACTACCCAGGCGTTTACCTCGGTGCCGAGTCTGAGTTGGCCAAGGTCGAGGCCGGCAAAGGCAAGAATATTGACGGCCATGCCCCCGGCCTGCGCGGCCGCAACCTTAATGCCTACATCCTCGCCGGCGTCCAGTCCGATCACGAATCCACCGAGCTGGCCGAGGCCAAAGAGAAGCTCCGCCTGGGCATGCACGTGCTCCTGCGCGAAGGCAGCACCGAGCGCAACCTCGGCACCCTGGTGCCGCTGGTCAATCCGCACAACGCCATGAACTGCTCGTTCGCCACCGACGACAAGCTCGCCGGCGACCTCGTCTCCGAAGGCCACATTGACCACAGCCTCCGCAAAGCCATTAAGCTCGGCCTCCCGCCTATGGTTGCACTCCAGGTCGCCACCATCAGCACGGCCCGCCACTACCGCCTCCGTAACTTCGGCGCCATCGCCCCCCGCTACTGGGCGGACTTTGTCGTCTTCGACAACCTCAAGCACCTCAAGGTCCGCCAGACCTACAAGAAGGGCATCCTCGTCGCCGAGGACGGACAATACCTGGCCCCCCCGCGGCCCCTTGTCCCCCGCCCGCGCAGCACCATGAACCTGCGCTACCGGGCCCCCGAAGACTTTCGCGTCCGCCTCAAGCACCCCGCGAAGATTCGCGTGATCGAGATTATCCCCCACCAGATTGTCACCCGCCACACCCTCGAGCGCCCCCGCACTGTGGACGGCCAGATCGTCCCCGACGTCCAGCGTGACCTCCTGAAGCTGGTCGTCGTCGAGCGGCATCACGCCACCGGTAAGGTCGGCGTCGGCTTCGTGCGCGGCTTCAAGCTCAAGACCGGCGCCCTGGCCTCGACCGTCGCCCACGACGCCCACAACGTCGTCGTCGTCGGCACCAACGACGCCGACATCGCCTTTGCCATCGAACAGTTGGTGCGGATGCAGGGCGGTCAGGTGGCCGTCAGCGACGGCAAGGTGCGCGCCGAACTGGCTCTACCGATTGCCGGGTTGGTCTCCGACCGCCCGCTCAAGGAGGTTATTGCCCGCATCGCCGGTTTGAACGCCGCCGCCCGGGGCATGGGTTGTCGTCTCGAAGCTCCCTTCATGACCCTCTCCTTCCTGAGCCTCTCTCCCATCCCCGAACTCAAGCTCACCGATCAGGGCCTTATTGATACCGTCACCATGCGCCCTACCAGCCTTTTGGCTTAAACGGGTCCGCCGCCCCACCCGTTAACGGTTCTGGCTCAGAAAATACAGCAGGCAGGCCACCACCGCCGAAACCACCGCCGCCGCCGCAATCGCCCAGCGCAGAAAACGCATCTCCTTCTGCCGGCGGGCCCTGCCGCCCATGCCAGGCAACAGATAGAACCGTTCTCGCTCCTTATCTCGTTCAAACCAAAGCATGGGGGAAAACTTCATCGCCAATCATGCCCGTGCCAAAGCCGCAGGAGAGAGATTCCCCGACTCGATTCCGATAGCTTGATGCGATAGCACGGGTCCCATCATGCCAACTATGCCGGGCGGTGACCAGACCTTTCTGCTCCTTGGCGCAGCAGAGCTGCTGAATCCCGGCAATGTTGGTCATTGACATCCCCGGGCGGGCCACACAGGATGGCGTCGGCAAATGGTTCAACCGCTAACATAAGGATGCGACATGAAGACGACTTGCCTCACCAAGTGGCTTTGCTTCAAGCCAACTGATTCGTTGAAGGGCTTCGGTTTGATTCTGCTCAGTGCGGTCATTGCGGGATGCTCGCAAGCGAAGCCTGAGAAGATCGTTATATTAGGCTCCAATACGATTGGCGAGGAGCTGGCTCCCCTGCTTGTGGCCGAGTATAGGAAGGAACATCCTGCCATCGCGGTTGAGATGGAGTTTAAAGGAACCAGTTACGGGATGGGGGCACTAATGGTGAGTCGCTGCGACATCGCGGCCGCCTCGCGGGAGGCAACCACGAACGAGATTACACTGGCCAAGGCCC includes the following:
- a CDS encoding NCS2 family permease — translated: MLERFFRLSENQTSTRVELLAGLTTFLTMAYIIFVQPSVLSGAMFGKPTGMDFGAVTAATCVSAALATVLMALYARYPIGQAPGMGENFFFVFSAVPAAAAAGFDNAWQVALGVVFISGVLFLILSLAGLRELVFNAVSPSLKNGIAAGIGLFIAFIGLQNAGLILKDPGTAVKMNAHFASPDLIVFFAGLLLTAVLHVRRVPGSILWGIVGATALAAVFKLGLPHLPRSIATAPDVTGSVLMQRFEFAKGIVAAPPSLAPTFLKMDLAGALTPKMLPFIFVFLFMLVFDAIGTLIGVCEQAGFIKDNKLPRAKQAMLSDAVGTVAGAALGTSTVTSFIESAAGVEQGGRTGLTGLVVGALFLLSLFFSPVIAMVGSYPPITAPALVIVGAMMIQNVAKVDWKDYSESVPAFLTMIGIPLSYSIADGLALGFISYPIIKLFSGKGREIGWLTYALAAALVAYFLFVRSRI
- the ade gene encoding adenine deaminase: MRELQRKLCIARGERPAERLFKNASLINVLSGEIYRANVAVDDGRVVGVGDYKARHVTDLKGAYLAPSLIDGHFHVESSMLTTREFARAVVPHGTGAVVIDPHEYANVLGLDGIRYVLESSRNLPLDFFIMLPSCVPATHLETAGARLTAGDLALMIGDDRIAGVAELMNYPGVYLGAESELAKVEAGKGKNIDGHAPGLRGRNLNAYILAGVQSDHESTELAEAKEKLRLGMHVLLREGSTERNLGTLVPLVNPHNAMNCSFATDDKLAGDLVSEGHIDHSLRKAIKLGLPPMVALQVATISTARHYRLRNFGAIAPRYWADFVVFDNLKHLKVRQTYKKGILVAEDGQYLAPPRPLVPRPRSTMNLRYRAPEDFRVRLKHPAKIRVIEIIPHQIVTRHTLERPRTVDGQIVPDVQRDLLKLVVVERHHATGKVGVGFVRGFKLKTGALASTVAHDAHNVVVVGTNDADIAFAIEQLVRMQGGQVAVSDGKVRAELALPIAGLVSDRPLKEVIARIAGLNAAARGMGCRLEAPFMTLSFLSLSPIPELKLTDQGLIDTVTMRPTSLLA